AGTTACAGTCATCAATCATCAGGGTTAGAAGGAAGAAATGGGAACCAATGCCAACCATCAAGATCTCCAAACCCAGATTGACTTGCAATCATCTCAAGCAGACCCAAACTCCAGAACACTAGGTCTCATCCAGGTTGCTCAGGTCATGGGTTGATCAGCCGGTTGGTCGGATTTTTTCGAGTCATTGCGTTGGCCAGTCTTTTGATAAATCCGGACCGGTCTAGTTACCGGATCGGTTAGTTTTCAGGTCGACCTGCTAGGCTGAtccaggtttaataactatatttttagttgttttactaaaaatttgttgattttataggtttaaaattattgataaaaataaagttttattaagaaaaatggaggattatatttttaaaatattgaggcaaaatgaattgaatttgatttttaattcatcaaatctataattagataatgaaattagataattttattaaaaaaaattaatttaatattaaatttaaaaattaattataaaaaaattatttaagttaactcatttaatttgtgattgtgataattttataaaaagtaaatcaaaaattttatttaattcaacttaaattCACTAATAAAACTTGTAATTCAAGTTGCGAGACTTAATtatcctaataaaaaataaattaattaatataaactaatggttaaaatatgaaattaaggaCAAagataagtaaaaaaacaaagaaaataaaacctaaGTAAATCAAGTTATCTCATGACTTGAGTCATGAGACctgataaattatataaaaaataaactaaaataaattataaaattcaacctttaatatataaattgtcaaatgataaaaataaaaaacaaactaaaataaattataaaattcaatctttaatatataaattgtcaaatgataaaataaaattaaaaaacatagatttagaggaagaaaaatattattataataaatagtattttagaAGGTAATGTATGATAAAAACACcttctattttagtttttattagttatatGATTTACGCTTCGTTgcggattaaatttttttggtaaaaaattatatatataggcttttttaacatgaaaataaaaaatttaaacatacattataattaagtaaatcaagaactatatattttaataaatataaaaaatttataaataataattaaaaaaaaatgtgtaataaaaaaattcgtgCATGCATTGCATGGAAAAGCCCAAGACCTCGCCAGTGATCAATGTATTTAATCAGTAAGCCAACACAAATaacatttctaaacaaaaattattttaaaaaactataactactatatttccaaataaaacttcttaatatttttcattataatgtAGTATGCAGGCAATTTGCAGTTacctgcactgttcacttgaacagtacGCACATATACTGTTCAtgtgcactgttcattgaacagtgcataCATGTACACACACAAAGCATGAAACCTGCGTTAGAAACGCAAAACAGTGAACAgtaaagtgatttttttgaaCCCCAAATTAGCTACGGGCATGTTGTTTAATTTTCTAAAGCATCaatattcatgataatttttttttttttttaaaaaaaaaaaaaagccatataAGGACGCTCTTAAAGTTGTATaagaaaagaattataattttttttatcaacgccataccaatataataataaaaaactagtaATTAACACTCTAACATTTCAAACACTTCTCAGTTGGGTCTGTTCATCaaattttccatttatttttcttaaaaatacacataaaaaatattaataagtaaattttaagactcaattgataaaaatatatattctgacATGAAACTGGGAATTGGGCACAAAATTAAGGTTTTCCAAAAACTTTCTTAACTAACTTTATTAGTGTTTGGGATTAAagttagattgttttttttttagttttaaattataatttttttatatcattttaagatATTGATCCTAAAATAAATGTGTGGTTCAACTCATCTCTTTTACAGccatattgaaataaattatttattgcgCTGCTTCTGCGGTGATTAAATTTTGCAAGGACTGGCCTCTAGTTTCAgttttgattgaaaaattatGTTGAAGGTCAGGACATAATGGTGTCTACCAATCGGTGGCTGCTACGTTGAGTTCAAGTCACCATTTTACTAGCAAGTTTTTTGTCGACCTATTTTAGttacagaaaataaaataaatcgacTGAGGTAATGGTTACTCCAAATCATGGAAGAAAAAACCCCACCGCACAAGTGTGCCGTGGTTTGGTGGCTGTTCTGTTGTTAAGCTCGTATCTGGTTGAATTAGGGCATATACCAAGTTGTTTAAGGTAATGAATTCTTCTGATCAAACAAGCATTCAGATTCGGAAATCCAGGAAAGTTGCTCGTCTCTTGACCATGTGAGAGGAGACAAGGTTGACAGTTCGATCTCATGACCTCTCCACATGGTGACATGATAACACATttgaatcaatccaatattggGCATTCATCTAGACATCCCATCTTCTTGATGGCTTCTTCCATGTTCCAGCCTTGCAAATGCTAATTTCAGTCAAATGATTATCCAACTGGCCCATGTGCAATTGTTAGCCCTATAATTGATTTCTATCCAACACTAACCCTCTACAACATGTAATTTTCCTCCCTATCCTCGCTGTTTTTGGAGCCCCTCGATGACATATTTCACTGATAAATCATAACTGCAACAAGAATCCAAGCCTTCCCTCACAGATCTCCCACTAGAAAAAGGATGTGTGATCTCCACCGCTACACAATATTTAAACTTCTACCGTTAAAAAGAATAGAACAAGTTGCTATTACcaagaattttatatataactaGGAAAGAAGGGCATTGAGGTGAAATCACCATCGAACTTGTTCTTTTCTGCACCTCCAATCTATCTACAGATACATAGACCAATAGGATTTAACCCCTCTACTCTCCGCTGTCCTTGCTCACTTCTAAATTTGAGAAAGGTTGAGAGCAGTTAAGATGGTCAATCTTAGAAGTCCTGGATTCCTAGTCCTGTATGCATTTCAGTTTCTTGTGCTGGTGCAAATCCAAGTCTCCTGTTACCAGTACAAGGTTGGGGATTTAGATGCTTGGGGTATCCCTACTTCAGCAAATCCACAAGTGTACACCTACTGGTCCAAATACCATACCTTGAAGATTGGGGATTCTCTCTGTAAGTCCCTCTTGTCTATTCTGTTTTTACGATCTTCCTGCAAATATCTCTTGGCAATCTCTCATGTCTAGCTTCTTGTTTCAGTGTTCTTGTATCCACCAAGTCAAGATTCTGTGATTCAAGTCACACTAGAAAACTACAACTCCTGCAACCTGACAGATCCCATCTTGTACATGAACAATGGCAACTCTTTATTTAACATCACTGCATATGGGGACTTCTACTTCACGAGCGGAGTTCAAGGGCGTTGTCAAAAGGAGCAGAAGCTACACATATCTGTGCCTGGCAATGGTTCAGCATCAGCATACTCTCCCTCTTATGGTCCTAGTGCATTGCCTGACACTGCACCCTCTTACCCTACCGTGTTTGGCAGTATCCCATTACCACCTTCTTCTTCACCAACAAACAGATTTTCAATCTTGTTATCATTCATTATAGGAGCAGGTATTTGGGCAACAATCATGTGAAGGAAATTATTACAAGAACCCAGATGAGGATTTAccaattggtttattttttttttttcactttggtaattatttatttacttcacTGGCTTAAAAGCCCCTTCATATCAgttcatttataaaaatttggTTTTTGTAACTCTTCCAGTCATTCAGGAGAATAATATGGTGGTAATTTTtcataactatatataaagCATAATGTTGCAGCTGCTTCTGGTATAGCTGTATACAGCTGTATTTTGTATTCAAAGTTCAAACTTTTGCTTTACAAAGAGAATCTATAAGATTGTATAAAAAGGAACTTCACTGCTTCCTGATTTGCTCTTCTATGAAAACatgatactaaaaaaacaaattcatgtgAAAAGGTCGAGGTTAAAACAGATGAGGTCCAAAACACCACCACAGCCCGCTATTATTGGCCTTAACATGCTCTCActtttgtattaatttataaCTGACACTTGCCAGCTAGCCATAAACCTTGTGCTGAGTGCCGACAGCCCCTTGTGCTCTACTCTGTGTCTCTCGGAATGCTGAATGAGACCTTTCTTAAGTTTTCATGTAATGTGGGCCATGCTACAGTATCTAGATGTTACAGAATCGGGGCAGCACATAAAAAGGGCTACTTAAAGATGTGACTTTCATACTCTGTTCAAATTGATTCAGAAAATGCATTTTGCCAAGTTTCAGAGAAGAGAACAACAGTGCCTACTAGCTAGCTACAAAGGTTAGAGGCACAAAGTTTTTCCATAAGAAACTAATTTACTGCCATTGCATAAATCATTAACTGTGAGGACTTTTACTTGGTCGGCTGCATAATTGCAATACAGGTAGCCTGATCTCTAGACCACTATGACATATTGGCCCAGGATATGATCCCTCTCTAGCCCAATGACCTTAGGAACAACAATCATAAACTAGGCAGAACAATCACATATATCTCACTAACTACTAACAGTTTTGAGCACTGTGGAATCCTATTTGGTTAATATGATGGAATGTGAAGGTTATTCAGCCAGCCATAACAGCATCTAATGCCATCGGCTTTTCTTCAGAAGTATAGACTGTTTCTGGAGCTGCACGGTCTGCAAACTGGGTGGCCATAGACTTGGATTCTGTCACTGAAAAAGGACTTCTCATTTGAGAAGCAGTGGAGTCTATTTCCATTGCGGAGGCCCGGGGAGGAGATGAGGGCTGCACCACAACGTCTGGGTAGGCAGCCTTAAATCTTGCTCGCAGACCCTCATCAACCAATCGCACTCCTTCCAACTGATTGCCAAGGGACATCCAGCTGatggtataaaaaataacagttagATTAAagtatgttaaaaatatatgaagcaTAATTATGATCCATGAAAACCATACCCTGCTTGAGTGTTGTGCATGCGAGCAAACAGCTCCAGCTTCCTTGTCCTGGGACTTATCCTCTCCAGCAGAGGGTACATCTGCAAAAAGCTTATTCATATAAGCTGATATGAAAACTGATAGCGAGGACTTGAATTATTTCAAAAGCACCATGGAATCATGGTAATGGTAATGTAACAATGGTAATTAAGAACTAATATATGTAAGAGACAAATGAGTCGAGGTGATAGGGAATGGCTTGACTACTGGGAACTTCGGACATGTTTTTACAGACCTCATCTGGCTTACGACTTGTCTCTCGAACCTCAGCAACTATGACGTCAGTGTCAATGTTCCTGTTTACTTCTGGATTTCCCTTTATTCCAACAAGGCAATGTTCCTTACTGTGGTTAAGCCAATGCCCTGTTCTACCTGTTCTAATTATTCGCTGAAGTTGATTGGTCTTTACCCAAATAATCTCTTCAACACGCTTGTACCCCCAAAGTTCTAAACTGCAAGAAACACATGATACTCGTAAAAATTGAAACCAGCATTCACATGTACCATGATTTTACAGAAAACAAGGCAGAATTAttaaccatgaacaaaatataattaatccaGTGATAATTAACATATGTCCAAAGAAACACCTACCACTCACGTCCAAGCTCCATAGCACGTCCAGTAACCCAAAGAAAAATTAGACCATCAGTTTGCAACACAGGGACATTGAGGTTGCGCATTTCATCATCAGCCATTGTTCCATAAGGCAGTTCCATATGAATGTCCCATGGTGGATCAGCCATGATAACTCCAAATTGACCTAAAATCTCCATTTTGAAATTACGAATGTCACAATTAATCCATTGCGGTTCGCCAAGTTCAACTTCTGAACAATATTCAGCACGCTGGGGCTTTAAAGCTTTGGGGGGAGGAAGTGCTGCAGCACCCATTGCCATAGGAGACACATCTGGTGTTGGGTCAAGCTCATAATGGACATACTTGCAAGTCtatcacagaaaaaaaaaactatattaagtAAATGATGTCTCAAAATGTTACTGATAACATTCCCTTTTTAAGTTATTGTAATGGAAGAGAAAACAATTACCTTCATGTGGCGGCAAGTGTCAAGAAAAGAACAGTCCCCTTGACTCACATCAGTATGAGGAGCAATAATTCGACGAAAATGAACCTGTAAACAGGTAAGGCACCCAAAAGGCATAATACATGATTATCATGAATGTCAAACCAAGCTAGGTGAAACAAGGAAGCACAGAAAGTTTGAAATTACCGAGGGCAACACCATTAACTTGCATGCcatacaacaaaaaaaggagagaaaatgtAAAGATACATTAGCAAAGTTACTGCTTAAAAGCAAACTTGTGTTAGATGAGCAAACTTGTGTTAGATGCTCAAACAATCTCTGTTCTTCAACTGATTCCCTCTTTCCTACACATGTTGGTCCTGTAGTCACTCTATCTGCTTTCAATATCTCATTTCTTTGGTATTATTTATGTGGAATCACTTATTTGGCATATTTGTCGAATAACAGAGATTACACCCCAACCTGATCATATAAATGCTGTTGCATGCTAAGTTGGAAATAATAACAGTACAATGTATTTACTGACCTTCTCACAAGCAATAAAGGAACCACATTGACGTCTACAATCCTCTTTTGTTAGAGCCGAACAATATTCCTTTAGCTGAGAACCACCTTTGGTTTTGAACTGAAACAAACAAATGAATAATGTCATCAACTAATACAATCAGTAGCAGATGAGAAGGGGGTTGGACAACCAAAGCTAAGCAGTGGAAACCTATTAAATAGAAATCTTCTTTTGAAATGAATTTGCAGTTCAAAAACCCCATAAATGGCAAACAGATCTCACCTATgcaatagtaaataaataagagtAGAAACACTTGAACACTTTTAACATTGACACTTTTATCATTCAGCCTATGGGAAATTACTGTATAAGTTCTTGTTCTATTGGATTGGATGGCTTAACTAAAGTTGCAAAACACAAACTGTAAGCAAAGTCTAGAACTAAATGCCAAGTACCTTAGCAGCCACGGCAGTTTCTCTCGCAGTAGGTCGATGAATGAGGTCCAAAAGCTCCTCACCAGTCTTTGATTTCTGCATTTCCCTAAATGACTTCTTATTCAGCAAAGCCtccaaatccttcatttcatcCTCCTCACTCCTTTGCTTTTGCTGCTGCGATTGCATTGGCAAAGGCATAGGCGGCCTCTGCATCATCCCTCGCGGCCCCATCATCATCCCTCGAGGTCCCATCATCCCTCCCCTAGGCCACATATCCCCACCGCCACCCATCCACATGTCCCCCATCAATGGTCTTTGCATCACAACCGGCCCTCCAATCCCATAAACCCCATTACCATTCACATCAACTCCGCCATTGCTATTAACATTATTACCAATCCCACTACTCTGATTCTGATTAAAATCACTAGAACCTGACAATTCTAAATTCTGTGTATATTGTGCACTTTCAGGCAATTCTTTAACTAACCGGTTTCTATCAATATTTAATACCATAACTCTAGACTTGCCGCTTACCACAAACTCCTCAAGCTCAATCCCACGATTCTCTTCCGCCATTGACCTCAAAGCCATTTCCACCGCCAGAATAGCCCCAGACTCACCTCCAACCTCCCTAATCGCCGCCTTCTCGGCCTCGGTCGCATTCTGATCATTCTCCAACTTCCTCAAAACAGTTGACGAATCAATTGGATTAAAAGGCACCCTTTGAAGCAAACATTCAGCCACCATTACTCTCACAACAGCCAATGGACTCCCACTCTCAGCCCCATCACCGTCAAAGTTTCCATCTTTTCTCTCAAGTTTCGAACTTTCACCCAAAATTTCAGGTCTTGAGTCAAAATTAGCTCGTGGGTCATTGGGATTCCTTGAATTTGATCCAATTTCAAGGTGGGCTCTTGATGTTGAAGCTGGTAGTGGTGGTGTTGGTGTGAAGGGTTTGTTATTGAAAGAAGAGACAATTTGTAAGGACAGGTCAAGAGAGGATACAATGTTGGGGACTAAATCTTGAAGAGAAGCTAATAGGTCAAGTTGGGTTTTATGTTGGGTTTCTATTCTTGATTCTAGTCGGGAACGTAGGTTTTTTATTGTTGCTACTGTTTTGTCTTCACCATTGATGTTTTGGTTCTTGTTTGGATGAGTCTCCATTGATTTTTGGTGGATAAAGTATTGTGTGGTTTTGAAGATCAGTTGATTCTTGTAAGTGATTTTGAGGGTTTAAAAGAAACAGATGGGTGTCGCAGCTACCAATACCAGTACCTGCAGATTTGaggcttttgttttttaggttttatagGTGAAGAAGACGAAATCGGAAAGAAAGCTTGAAAAAACACCCGACTTCGGTGGTTAGGCCCAATTTCTTTTATGGGGGCATTATCTTTCCATGGCCCAAGGGTAAAGTCTGTCCCCAAACTATCATGGAATTATCAATTGGACACTGAAACAAAGAGTTTTCCCAATCAGGGCCCCGTACATTGAACATTCTCAGCTTAATCCCAGCCTTAAaacactttattttaaaataataataaaataaataaaaaggacccattaaaaATATAGGGTTTAATTG
This genomic interval from Populus alba chromosome 1, ASM523922v2, whole genome shotgun sequence contains the following:
- the LOC118033943 gene encoding early nodulin-like protein 8, translated to MVNLRSPGFLVLYAFQFLVLVQIQVSCYQYKVGDLDAWGIPTSANPQVYTYWSKYHTLKIGDSLLFLYPPSQDSVIQVTLENYNSCNLTDPILYMNNGNSLFNITAYGDFYFTSGVQGRCQKEQKLHISVPGNGSASAYSPSYGPSALPDTAPSYPTVFGSIPLPPSSSPTNRFSILLSFIIGAGIWATIM
- the LOC118033942 gene encoding N(6)-adenosine-methyltransferase MT-A70-like, translating into METHPNKNQNINGEDKTVATIKNLRSRLESRIETQHKTQLDLLASLQDLVPNIVSSLDLSLQIVSSFNNKPFTPTPPLPASTSRAHLEIGSNSRNPNDPRANFDSRPEILGESSKLERKDGNFDGDGAESGSPLAVVRVMVAECLLQRVPFNPIDSSTVLRKLENDQNATEAEKAAIREVGGESGAILAVEMALRSMAEENRGIELEEFVVSGKSRVMVLNIDRNRLVKELPESAQYTQNLELSGSSDFNQNQSSGIGNNVNSNGGVDVNGNGVYGIGGPVVMQRPLMGDMWMGGGGDMWPRGGMMGPRGMMMGPRGMMQRPPMPLPMQSQQQKQRSEEDEMKDLEALLNKKSFREMQKSKTGEELLDLIHRPTARETAVAAKFKTKGGSQLKEYCSALTKEDCRRQCGSFIACEKVHFRRIIAPHTDVSQGDCSFLDTCRHMKTCKYVHYELDPTPDVSPMAMGAAALPPPKALKPQRAEYCSEVELGEPQWINCDIRNFKMEILGQFGVIMADPPWDIHMELPYGTMADDEMRNLNVPVLQTDGLIFLWVTGRAMELGRECLELWGYKRVEEIIWVKTNQLQRIIRTGRTGHWLNHSKEHCLVGIKGNPEVNRNIDTDVIVAEVRETSRKPDEMYPLLERISPRTRKLELFARMHNTQAGWMSLGNQLEGVRLVDEGLRARFKAAYPDVVVQPSSPPRASAMEIDSTASQMRSPFSVTESKSMATQFADRAAPETVYTSEEKPMALDAVMAG